A genomic region of Peptoniphilus sp. ING2-D1G contains the following coding sequences:
- a CDS encoding L-threonine aldolase (L-threonine <=> glycine + acetaldehyde; High confidence in function and specificity) translates to MNVFLNDYNDLCHEKVLERIAKVHPKGNIGYGFDTYSERAKNLIKKDLKRTDVQIEFLSGGTIANIVAITANLFAYEGIISASTGHINSHEAGSIEATGKKIESIATEDGKLNSELIKRKYSQLSEEFTVFPKLVYISQTTELGSVYTLEEIKDIYKTCKEIGCYLYIDGARMAVGLAASDVKIENLCEICDIFTLGATKNGALYGEALILVNENLKKNIRRYMKQRGAVLAKGFILGAQFEALFEEGLYYELGKISYEKSLYLARSLENIGVEFYKKPESNQIFILYPTEKIKKLAEENSFEVSEYDEDKKILRFVTNYRTTDEEIDDLIKSFKKIN, encoded by the coding sequence ATGAATGTGTTTTTAAACGACTATAACGATTTGTGTCATGAAAAAGTACTTGAAAGAATAGCAAAGGTACATCCCAAGGGAAATATAGGCTACGGTTTTGACACTTACTCCGAAAGGGCAAAAAATTTAATTAAGAAGGATTTAAAAAGAACAGATGTGCAAATAGAGTTTTTAAGCGGCGGCACTATTGCAAATATTGTGGCCATTACTGCAAACCTCTTCGCCTACGAAGGAATAATATCAGCATCCACAGGTCATATCAACTCCCATGAAGCAGGCTCCATAGAAGCAACCGGCAAAAAAATAGAATCCATTGCAACAGAAGACGGTAAGCTTAACAGCGAATTGATAAAAAGAAAATATTCGCAACTCAGCGAAGAGTTCACTGTCTTCCCAAAGCTTGTCTATATTTCTCAAACCACCGAACTGGGTTCTGTCTACACTTTAGAGGAAATCAAAGATATTTACAAAACATGCAAAGAAATCGGATGTTACTTGTACATAGACGGTGCGAGAATGGCGGTGGGTCTTGCCGCTTCAGATGTAAAAATTGAAAATCTGTGTGAAATCTGCGACATTTTTACCTTGGGAGCCACAAAAAATGGAGCCCTGTACGGAGAAGCTCTTATATTAGTAAATGAAAATTTAAAGAAAAACATCAGAAGATACATGAAGCAAAGAGGAGCCGTCCTTGCAAAGGGATTTATTTTAGGCGCTCAATTTGAAGCCCTATTTGAAGAGGGGCTTTATTATGAACTTGGCAAAATAAGCTATGAAAAAAGTCTTTATCTGGCAAGATCGCTGGAAAATATAGGTGTGGAATTCTATAAAAAGCCTGAAAGCAATCAAATCTTCATCCTTTATCCCACGGAAAAAATAAAAAAACTCGCAGAGGAAAACTCCTTTGAGGTATCTGAATATGATGAAGATAAAAAAATCCTAAGATTTGTCACCAATTACAGAACCACCGATGAAGAAATTGACGATTTGATCAAATCTTTTAAAAAAATAAATTGA
- a CDS encoding alpha/beta hydrolase family protein (The alpha/beta hydrolase fold [PMID: 1409539] is common to a number of hydrolytic enzymes of widely differing phylogenetic origin and catalytic function. The core of each enzyme is an alpha/beta-sheet (rather than a barrel), containing 8 strands connected by helices [PMID: 1409539]. The enzymes are believed to have diverged from a common ancestor, preserving the arrangement of the catalytic residues. All have a catalytic triad, the elements of which are borne on loops, which are the best conserved structural features of the fold. Esterase (EST) from Pseudomonas putida is a member of the alpha/beta hydrolase fold superfamily of enzymes [PMID: 16321951]; High confidence in function and specificity), producing MIQKINYKSSNKTDEIEATIWECEDPKAILQIAHGMSEYTNRYEDFAKFLKGKGILVAGNNHLGHGHTAKTLGFFGGGDVCEYLIEDMNYLSDYLRDRYELPVYYLGHSMGSFILRYFISKYPTDKAILMGTGYVDKKIARLLVKLSKHIIKRHGEKYDSKLLYMLTVGAYQMRAPKGEVWLSRNMENVMKYKDDPYCGFNFTAEGYMVLGELLEIILDEDIISKTPKETEILFVSGAEDAVGDMGKGVKKVYDFYKNLGYKNLEIEIFEEMRHEILNEKDNKKVYNRIYEFLKTR from the coding sequence ATGATTCAAAAAATAAATTATAAATCATCAAATAAAACAGATGAGATTGAAGCGACTATTTGGGAATGTGAAGATCCAAAAGCCATACTCCAAATTGCCCACGGCATGAGTGAATATACAAACAGATATGAAGATTTTGCAAAATTTTTAAAGGGCAAGGGGATATTAGTCGCCGGAAACAATCACTTGGGACATGGACACACAGCTAAGACCTTGGGGTTTTTCGGTGGTGGCGATGTCTGTGAGTATTTAATAGAAGATATGAATTATCTTTCAGATTATTTAAGAGATAGGTACGAGTTACCCGTGTATTATCTGGGACATTCCATGGGATCCTTTATTCTGAGGTATTTTATTTCAAAATACCCTACAGATAAAGCAATACTCATGGGCACAGGCTATGTGGATAAAAAAATTGCCCGGCTACTTGTCAAGTTATCAAAACACATAATAAAAAGACATGGTGAAAAATATGACTCCAAATTGCTGTACATGCTCACTGTGGGAGCATATCAAATGCGAGCACCTAAGGGAGAGGTATGGCTGAGCAGGAATATGGAAAATGTCATGAAGTATAAAGATGATCCCTACTGCGGATTTAATTTCACTGCGGAGGGATACATGGTTTTGGGTGAATTGCTGGAAATTATATTAGATGAAGACATTATTTCAAAAACCCCAAAGGAAACAGAGATTCTTTTTGTATCGGGAGCTGAAGATGCAGTGGGAGATATGGGAAAGGGAGTCAAAAAAGTCTATGATTTTTATAAAAATTTAGGCTATAAAAATTTAGAAATAGAAATTTTTGAAGAAATGCGCCATGAAATATTAAACGAGAAAGACAATAAAAAGGTTTATAATAGAATATATGAATTTTTAAAGACCCGGTAA
- a CDS encoding putative membrane protein (Hypothetical protein) has protein sequence MRESLSAKIFLTVIILTSLITFISRDNLQLEGIKYVAIGLSAASLLVFIFTNAMNIIETKDYTTKRISNLGINIVMFGILAYIFWFRLK, from the coding sequence ATAAGAGAATCGCTATCGGCTAAAATATTTCTGACAGTGATAATACTTACGAGCTTGATAACCTTTATTTCAAGGGATAATCTTCAATTGGAAGGAATAAAATATGTAGCCATAGGGTTGTCCGCCGCATCTTTGTTGGTGTTTATTTTCACCAATGCGATGAATATAATAGAAACAAAGGACTATACGACAAAGAGAATTTCAAATTTGGGGATAAATATTGTGATGTTTGGAATTTTAGCTTATATATTTTGGTTTAGGCTAAAATGA
- the surE gene encoding acid phosphatase SurE (Nucleotidase that shows phosphatase activity on nucleoside 5'-monophosphates; High confidence in function and specificity), with protein sequence MKILLTNDDGFFAPGIKAMAKALLEEGYDVKLFAPEFENSGKSHSITLMEKLNVNKVNIKGLDCQCYSVSGTPADCVRAAIQIEGNNFDYCFSGVNLGYNAGMDILYSGTVSAAIEANVFGINSIAVSAKYARDKTKFSSAAKSAIEVFDKLHDKLDRVQVLNVNVPNLNYSELAGIKICRVGGSIIDRYQTVKTDTGYTLELHGRNNEKEVNKSDRYYLEQGYVTVTPLVYDLTNIKLIEKLSDEI encoded by the coding sequence ATGAAGATACTTCTAACTAATGATGACGGATTTTTTGCACCGGGAATTAAAGCGATGGCAAAGGCTCTTTTAGAAGAAGGTTACGACGTAAAACTTTTTGCGCCGGAGTTTGAAAATTCAGGGAAAAGCCATTCCATTACACTTATGGAAAAACTGAATGTGAATAAAGTGAATATAAAAGGCCTTGACTGCCAATGTTACAGCGTCTCCGGGACTCCTGCGGACTGTGTAAGGGCTGCAATACAAATCGAAGGAAATAATTTCGACTATTGTTTTTCGGGAGTTAATTTAGGATATAATGCGGGAATGGATATATTGTATTCAGGAACGGTATCTGCCGCCATAGAAGCTAATGTATTCGGCATAAATTCAATAGCGGTTTCCGCAAAGTACGCTCGTGATAAGACGAAATTCTCATCGGCTGCAAAATCCGCCATAGAAGTTTTTGATAAACTTCACGATAAACTTGACAGAGTACAAGTGTTAAATGTAAATGTACCCAACTTAAATTATAGCGAGCTTGCAGGGATTAAAATTTGCAGAGTGGGAGGTTCCATAATCGACAGGTACCAAACGGTGAAGACGGATACGGGATACACTTTGGAACTTCACGGAAGGAATAATGAAAAGGAAGTAAATAAATCGGACAGGTATTATCTTGAACAGGGCTATGTGACGGTGACACCTCTTGTATACGATTTAACCAATATAAAATTGATAGAAAAGTTAAGTGATGAAATATGA
- a CDS encoding Metallo-beta-lactamase superfamily hydrolase (Apart from the beta-lactamases and metallo-beta-lactamases, a number of other proteins contain this domain [PUBMED:7588620]. These proteins include thiolesterases, members of the glyoxalase II family, that catalyse the hydrolysis of S-D-lactoyl-glutathione to form glutathione and D-lactic acid and a competence protein that is essential for natural transformation in Neisseria gonorrhoeae and could be a transporter involved in DNA uptake. Except for the competence protein these proteins bind two zinc ions per molecule as cofactor; High confidence in function and specificity) gives MKFCSLSSGSSGNSQYIEYKDTKVLVDAGHSGKKIEDLLKSAGLDIKDIDAIFLTHEHIDHVKGVGVLSRRYDIKVFTTLETYKAMTCITKEIDSKNLYLFENNKPFYFKDLYIDPMDSFHDCIKGTCYSIIGNKKISIVTDTGWVNSEMMDKMTGSSLYYIEANHDTDMLLQGTYPWVIKQRILSNRGHLSNENAAEVLTKLLDRNNELVMLSHLSKDNNDPKLAIRTIRDSLQRNNIKEGIDYIMEVSPREIVSNIYEL, from the coding sequence ATGAAGTTTTGTTCATTATCCAGCGGCTCATCGGGTAATTCTCAATATATTGAATATAAGGATACAAAGGTACTTGTAGATGCAGGGCATTCAGGTAAAAAAATTGAAGATCTTTTAAAATCCGCCGGTTTGGATATAAAGGACATAGATGCAATTTTTTTAACCCATGAACACATAGACCATGTAAAGGGAGTCGGAGTTTTGTCGAGAAGGTATGACATTAAAGTGTTTACCACATTGGAAACCTATAAGGCCATGACCTGCATAACCAAGGAAATAGATTCTAAAAATCTTTATCTTTTTGAAAATAACAAACCTTTTTATTTCAAGGACTTGTATATTGATCCTATGGATTCCTTTCACGATTGTATAAAGGGAACCTGTTACAGCATAATAGGAAACAAAAAAATTTCAATTGTAACTGATACAGGTTGGGTAAATAGTGAAATGATGGATAAAATGACAGGATCATCATTATACTATATAGAGGCCAATCACGATACCGATATGCTTCTTCAAGGAACATATCCATGGGTTATAAAGCAAAGAATACTATCAAATAGAGGGCACCTCTCGAATGAAAATGCGGCTGAAGTTTTAACTAAACTTCTTGACAGAAATAATGAGCTGGTAATGCTCTCTCATCTTTCAAAGGACAATAACGATCCGAAACTCGCCATCAGAACCATCAGAGATTCTTTGCAAAGGAACAACATAAAGGAAGGAATTGACTATATAATGGAAGTTTCACCAAGGGAGATCGTTTCAAATATATATGAACTATAG
- a CDS encoding 2-Hacid_dh_4 (2-Hydroxyacid dehydrogenases catalyze the conversion of a wide variety of D-2-hydroxy acids to their corresponding keto acids. The general mechanism is (R)-lactate + acceptor to pyruvate + reduced acceptor. Formate/glycerate and related dehydrogenases of the D-specific 2-hydroxyacid dehydrogenase superfamily include groups such as formate dehydrogenase, glycerate dehydrogenase, L-alanine dehydrogenase, and S-adenosylhomocysteine yydrolase. Despite often low sequence identity, these proteins typically have a characteristic arrangement of 2 similar subdomains of the alpha/beta Rossmann fold NAD+ binding form. The NAD+ binding domain is inserted within the linear sequence of the mostly N-terminal catalytic domain, which has a similar domain structure to the internal NAD binding domain. Structurally, these domains are connected by extended alpha helices and create a cleft in which NAD is bound, primarily to the C-terminal portion of the 2nd (internal) domain. Some related proteins have similar structural subdomain but with a tandem arrangement of the catalytic and NAD-binding subdomains in the linear sequence. While many members of this family are dimeric, alanine DH is hexameric and phosphoglycerate DH is tetrameric; High confidence in function and specificity), with the protein MKIVILDGEILNPGDLSYEPLKKFAELTVYEDVAVEKEEILKRIADNDIILSNKTPITKEIIDSSPKIRYIGLLSTGYNVVDIVAAREKNIPVTNIPKYGSEIVAQFAIALLLEICHRIGYHSDVVRAGDWSRRKDWSFWDFPLIELMGKTMGIIGYGSIGKITAKIAKALSMNVICHTRTPREDTEEVKFVDLDTLLANSDVISLHCPLFPETAEMINKDNIAKMKDGVIILNTSRGGLVRDQDLADALNSGKVYAAGLDVVTTEPIADDNPLLKAKNVFITPHMAWAATETRQRLLDIAIENVKNFINANPTNVVN; encoded by the coding sequence ATGAAAATTGTAATTTTAGACGGAGAAATTTTAAATCCCGGTGATTTAAGTTATGAACCTTTAAAAAAATTCGCAGAACTGACGGTTTATGAAGATGTGGCTGTTGAAAAAGAGGAGATACTAAAAAGAATTGCCGACAACGACATAATACTTTCAAATAAAACACCTATAACTAAGGAAATAATAGATTCATCGCCAAAAATCCGCTACATCGGGCTGTTGTCCACAGGATACAATGTAGTGGACATAGTTGCGGCAAGAGAAAAAAATATACCCGTCACCAACATACCCAAGTACGGAAGTGAAATTGTCGCACAATTTGCCATAGCACTTCTCCTTGAAATCTGTCACAGAATCGGATACCATTCCGATGTTGTTAGAGCAGGAGATTGGAGCAGAAGAAAGGATTGGAGTTTTTGGGATTTTCCTCTCATTGAACTAATGGGAAAGACCATGGGTATAATCGGATACGGAAGCATCGGAAAGATCACGGCAAAAATAGCAAAGGCTCTTTCCATGAATGTAATCTGCCACACCAGAACACCGAGGGAAGATACCGAAGAAGTGAAATTCGTGGATTTGGATACCCTCCTTGCCAACTCCGATGTAATATCCCTTCACTGTCCTTTGTTTCCTGAAACTGCAGAGATGATAAACAAAGACAATATTGCTAAAATGAAGGATGGCGTAATAATACTAAACACCTCTCGAGGAGGACTGGTAAGAGATCAGGACTTAGCCGATGCTTTAAACTCCGGAAAAGTCTATGCTGCAGGACTTGATGTTGTGACCACAGAACCAATAGCAGATGATAATCCGCTTCTAAAGGCCAAAAACGTATTTATCACACCTCACATGGCATGGGCGGCAACGGAAACCAGACAAAGGCTTTTAGACATAGCAATAGAAAATGTAAAAAACTTTATAAACGCCAACCCGACAAATGTAGTCAATTAA
- a CDS encoding hypothetical protein (High confidence in function and specificity): MDWAKFKIILIIALIITNIILFIYVLNNYYVRSDKTISNDFIEKTVQLLEDEGIKIDTHIPKNKSKLPSLLVEFESYDKNDLNEKFFARNGEIEEPNSEFSQITFNTETLSIINTRRIIYENSIRITQKKELDFAQAQELAKIFLMDRGFDIQNMQCTYFEEEDNVYRLSFSKLYEGVIIERSYTNFVIDNGVVTSMDRLWIKVKSKSQNEIYLSSAPKSLLRLLEDSPDYYNSTIIGIKECYYFDPEEQGYVDDITRVMQGRAIPAWRIQFDDGTNTVVDSF, from the coding sequence ATGGATTGGGCGAAATTTAAAATAATTTTAATTATAGCTCTTATAATTACAAATATTATTTTATTTATTTATGTATTAAACAACTACTATGTACGCTCAGACAAAACAATATCAAATGATTTCATAGAAAAAACCGTACAATTGCTTGAAGATGAAGGAATAAAAATAGATACGCATATCCCCAAAAACAAATCAAAGCTTCCTTCTCTTTTAGTGGAATTTGAAAGCTATGATAAGAATGATTTAAATGAAAAATTCTTTGCGAGAAATGGGGAAATAGAAGAACCTAACAGTGAATTCTCTCAGATTACCTTCAATACGGAAACGTTAAGTATCATAAACACCAGGAGAATTATCTATGAAAATTCCATCAGGATAACGCAGAAAAAAGAATTGGATTTTGCGCAGGCTCAGGAACTGGCAAAAATATTTTTGATGGACAGGGGATTTGACATTCAGAATATGCAGTGTACCTACTTTGAAGAAGAGGACAACGTATATAGACTTAGTTTTTCAAAATTATATGAGGGTGTGATAATAGAGAGATCCTACACGAATTTTGTAATAGATAACGGTGTAGTGACATCCATGGACAGGCTTTGGATAAAAGTGAAGAGTAAATCGCAAAACGAAATATACTTAAGCTCCGCTCCGAAGTCTCTTCTAAGACTCTTGGAAGACAGCCCCGATTACTACAACAGCACCATTATAGGCATAAAAGAATGCTATTACTTCGACCCGGAAGAACAGGGATATGTGGACGATATCACAAGAGTAATGCAGGGAAGAGCGATACCTGCATGGAGAATACAATTTGATGACGGAACAAATACGGTGGTGGACAGTTTTTAG
- a CDS encoding putative membrane protein (Hypothetical protein), with translation MKKKITLNFILIFLVVLTIFQASMLWLQLPSDNKEEKTTEDEEPKYFRTMLRPEKAAINFSGYDHTVLYDCKDIYDSYRELIVETLGREDTKWLISISAEEYLSLMNESSIVFQFNDNIEGSIFPNLMGLENINIKEDKQLKEIYLSNDKVAISIGEEFYYVDIDGVEGLESEIASIKNSNYYPYLNFKELYDINKNIYCPARNQISAEQVFYTSDIDNMDDVYRQNLVERFLSMDIDYVNQITQSDETIYAFGQRYVKFSSDGTIEYMNNEEFSSQTLNLYTSLNNAINFITSMLGSAENLRVVDIEKLDQKENMGYRIFFNYIENNLTVYPNRGDKKNYVEVEVYSNHIKSFKQIYRKSVENPKTTEEIQSIMNLDRIVSRNIERFIPTSDENSIKNTLGKIEYISIVYIDDINPTGNTMLLPALRINYENRELYFSLRSGRFLMER, from the coding sequence ATGAAAAAGAAGATCACACTTAACTTCATATTGATATTTTTGGTTGTACTGACTATTTTTCAAGCGAGTATGCTGTGGTTACAACTGCCCTCTGATAATAAAGAGGAAAAAACAACAGAGGATGAAGAACCTAAATATTTCAGAACTATGCTCAGACCTGAAAAAGCGGCAATTAACTTTTCGGGTTATGACCACACGGTATTATATGACTGCAAGGACATTTATGACAGTTATAGAGAATTAATAGTTGAAACTTTGGGAAGAGAAGATACAAAATGGTTGATTTCCATTTCCGCAGAAGAATATCTGAGCTTGATGAATGAAAGCTCAATTGTATTTCAATTTAATGACAACATAGAGGGAAGTATTTTTCCAAACTTGATGGGACTTGAAAATATAAATATAAAAGAAGATAAACAGCTCAAGGAAATTTATTTGTCCAATGATAAAGTGGCAATTTCAATAGGTGAAGAGTTTTACTATGTTGATATCGATGGAGTAGAAGGACTTGAATCTGAAATAGCGTCCATAAAAAATTCAAACTACTATCCATATTTAAATTTTAAGGAGTTATATGATATAAACAAAAACATATACTGTCCCGCCAGAAATCAAATTTCAGCAGAGCAGGTATTTTATACTTCAGATATTGACAATATGGACGATGTATATAGGCAAAATCTGGTGGAGCGATTTTTATCAATGGATATAGACTATGTCAATCAGATAACTCAATCTGATGAAACAATTTATGCCTTTGGACAAAGATATGTTAAATTCAGTAGTGACGGAACTATAGAATATATGAATAATGAAGAATTTTCATCTCAGACTTTAAACCTGTACACATCTTTGAATAACGCGATAAATTTCATAACATCGATGCTCGGTTCAGCTGAAAATCTAAGAGTTGTAGATATAGAGAAATTGGATCAAAAGGAAAATATGGGATATAGGATATTTTTCAATTATATTGAAAATAACTTAACGGTTTATCCCAACAGAGGAGACAAAAAAAATTATGTGGAGGTGGAGGTGTATTCCAATCACATAAAGTCCTTTAAGCAAATTTACAGAAAAAGTGTAGAAAATCCAAAAACCACAGAGGAAATTCAAAGCATCATGAACTTAGATAGAATTGTAAGTAGAAACATTGAGAGATTTATACCGACTTCCGATGAAAATTCTATAAAAAATACCCTTGGTAAAATAGAATACATCAGCATAGTATATATAGATGATATAAATCCGACGGGCAACACTATGTTACTGCCTGCCTTAAGGATAAATTATGAAAATCGAGAACTTTATTTTTCGCTCAGAAGCGGAAGATTTTTAATGGAGAGATAG
- a CDS encoding sensory transduction histidine kinase (High confidence in function and specificity), translating to MFNSIRYRFITIYLLLVLICMAIVGAFIINRLEVVQIDSITNQMQQTLLSIENTAGFLSEDNWNEKKAEIYSTLSAWKISQNDTIYAISSNNDIPEIISSTANTNLDGRSALSHKSLEPSLILNALNGEETETIVVGEIDELNSKHIAKPIFSSNGDIKGILYMTSNLFEVYQVVDKARSILTYATAIALAITVVLGYFIASSITEPIRDVTKKASAMAKGDFDQEVDVKSNDEIGNLGHMFNYLTAELKSTISQMELEKSKLNTIFNYMAEGVLAINRKGYLIHANPIARNILDLDENYIDNQFDLSKLNLKVDYNVLSTLEGESQVSIKDKFYKIKYAPYRLKNYFDLGIIVVLQDITKEHALDTMRKEFVANVSHELKTPITSIKSYTETLLDSNNFTEQERKFLDVINRENNRMSSIVTDLLQLSDIDYKSYAFKYEAIDTYGAISGALESLDLFIKEKKHRIILDVDMDIKDIFADRNSVDRILINIISNAVKYTNDRGRIKISATSDEAYVKIAVEDNGIGIPLKDLDRIFERFYRVEKSRSREMGGTGLGLSIAKELTEYMKGSLKLNSEYGKGTTVTITLRAC from the coding sequence ATGTTTAACAGCATAAGATATAGATTTATAACTATATATCTTCTTTTGGTTCTCATATGCATGGCAATAGTAGGAGCTTTCATCATAAATAGGCTTGAGGTTGTGCAAATTGACAGCATAACCAACCAAATGCAACAGACTCTTCTATCCATTGAAAATACTGCAGGGTTTCTTTCTGAAGATAATTGGAATGAAAAAAAAGCTGAAATTTACAGCACATTATCCGCCTGGAAGATTTCGCAAAATGATACCATTTATGCCATTTCAAGTAACAACGATATTCCGGAGATAATAAGCTCTACGGCCAATACTAATCTGGACGGCAGATCTGCGCTTTCACATAAATCACTGGAACCCAGCTTGATACTAAATGCACTTAATGGAGAAGAGACCGAGACCATAGTTGTAGGGGAAATTGATGAGCTAAACTCAAAACACATAGCAAAACCCATATTCTCCTCAAATGGAGATATCAAGGGGATACTTTATATGACTTCAAATTTATTTGAAGTATATCAAGTTGTGGACAAGGCTCGTTCAATTCTAACCTATGCCACAGCAATTGCACTGGCGATAACGGTGGTATTGGGGTATTTTATAGCAAGCTCCATTACAGAACCCATAAGAGATGTTACAAAGAAAGCATCTGCCATGGCGAAGGGAGACTTTGACCAAGAGGTGGATGTTAAATCCAATGATGAGATTGGGAATTTGGGGCATATGTTCAATTACTTAACGGCCGAACTCAAGTCCACTATTTCGCAGATGGAATTGGAAAAATCAAAACTCAACACAATATTTAATTACATGGCTGAAGGTGTACTTGCAATCAACAGAAAAGGGTATTTGATTCACGCAAATCCCATAGCCAGAAATATTTTGGATTTAGATGAAAATTATATAGATAATCAATTTGATCTTTCAAAATTAAACTTAAAGGTGGATTACAACGTGCTTTCAACCCTTGAAGGAGAAAGTCAAGTATCCATAAAGGATAAATTTTACAAGATAAAGTATGCACCTTACAGGCTTAAGAATTATTTCGACTTAGGTATTATAGTAGTTCTTCAAGATATTACAAAGGAGCACGCTTTAGATACGATGAGAAAGGAATTTGTAGCTAATGTATCCCATGAACTCAAGACTCCAATCACTTCTATAAAGTCCTATACGGAAACTCTGTTGGACAGCAATAACTTCACGGAACAGGAAAGGAAATTTTTGGATGTAATAAATAGAGAGAACAACAGAATGTCATCTATAGTAACGGATTTACTCCAACTTTCCGACATTGATTACAAATCCTACGCCTTTAAATATGAAGCTATAGATACTTATGGAGCCATAAGCGGAGCTCTTGAAAGTCTGGATTTGTTCATTAAAGAAAAAAAACACAGAATAATTTTAGATGTGGATATGGACATCAAGGATATTTTTGCAGACAGAAACAGCGTGGACAGAATACTTATAAATATAATTTCCAATGCAGTTAAATACACGAATGATAGAGGAAGGATAAAGATATCGGCCACATCGGATGAAGCCTATGTAAAAATTGCCGTAGAAGATAACGGGATAGGAATACCTTTAAAGGATTTGGATAGAATTTTTGAGAGATTTTATAGAGTAGAAAAATCCAGATCAAGAGAAATGGGAGGAACAGGTCTTGGGCTTTCCATAGCTAAAGAACTTACCGAGTATATGAAGGGAAGTCTAAAGCTCAATTCGGAGTATGGAAAGGGAACGACCGTTACCATAACCCTTAGAGCCTGTTAG